In the genome of Crassostrea angulata isolate pt1a10 chromosome 6, ASM2561291v2, whole genome shotgun sequence, the window taaacaaattgtggCATAATTTCATTGCAGCAGTTATTATTTTACGttctaaataaatgtacattgctTACATGTAGTTTGTAAAATGAGCTGATTCCTTTAAAAACCAGAGTTAGCTCCCTTTAAACACAGCACTTTAGATGGCCTCAATACTGTAAAATTCATTTACCAGGAAAGAAATTAACTCTTTTCCCCCTGATGCCACCATAGGACGCACAAAATAAACTACCAACAAACATGCAAGTTTTTATTCACCTTTCCGAAATTGTCCCCAtcccccctcaaaaaaaaaacaacctaaaATGAGTTGACCCCTTTAACGTCATCTATGAAACATTATTactttaattaaatgaaaacttacCAGTTCCATACACATAATCTAAATCTTCATTCTCAAAGAACCTTGGATCCTCATCAGGGTAATCATTCCTCCAATTCCCCTCCTCATTTTCATCATCTTCATCCTCATACACTTCATCATCCTCTTCCTCATTGTTTGCAAACTCAAAATTGTCTGCACTTAGAGAATGAATTGATAAGGAGCTCTCTAGAATTTGGAGGTTAAAATCTCTACTATTGGTGTAATACAGATCATACACATAGTCTTCTTGCCTGTCTGGCTGCACTTGCTCATGCACCATTTGCTCAGAATTGCAGGTGACAAAGCTAGCATTCTGAGCTTCCTGCAACCAATACaaaatctacatgtaatatttatatactggtacatgactattataatattaaaatttcaactctgttgaaaatacaaaatcatttcaagaattgaaaatttaatttcaacacTACAGATTGGCAATACTTGTATTGATATACTgatctaaatatttaaattttataagtataagaatattttcaaaagactTCAATCAAGTTGGTTATGACTGCTAAAAACTGTAGATATCATTTTACAACATCTTTATATTTACCTGCAATAATGACTGAAATGTTGGCAATGATGACTCTGTATCTTCTACATCGTACAGATGATATACTTTTTCAGCTGCCTGGGCACCATTTGTTAGACTAGCTACTGGAAGAGTTTTATCTAGAGTGTCTTCATCatttggtttctttttctttttacaggTGCAAATAATTGTTTCTCTCTGTTTTTCACTGACTTCATCTTTTACTCTGTTTTCAAGAGCTCCTGATTTATTTTCGATATTCTGTAAACACTGTTCACACACTTCTGCAGGAGACTGCACTGTTGAAGGTCTCTCTGTTTGACTAACCTCTCCATTTTCCTTATCAAGCTCTGCAAGATCTAAAGCTCGAAGGGTCGAAGTGATTTTAAGCCTACTGTTCTTTGAGGACTCCTTTTGATGCTGTCTCTTTCTGTGTAATACACTAGTCACAGATTGATGGCTTTTGTATtccttctgtagtttttcttttCGAATCGCATCTCTGATGTGCTTTGATATCACTTCTCCCTAAGCAAATcaaacaaaactttttatgATGACTCAATGACAAAAAGTATacctatatttaaaaaaaaatatatataagatacCCTTCTGAAAGACATAAACAAGTGTGACGGTCAGACCAGTTTGAATACCGGCACTGgatcagttggtagagcacgtGACTAGAgaattcagggggcccgggtttgAATTACAGTCTGCCCCGTCATTATTTCTCGATTGAATTACACAAGTAAAAAATGTCAGCCcacattttatgattttcaaaatattcatcagctgatcataattatttaatgttcatttaacaggttgggaccaatctcccaaatgggatataatagcctgtttgggatataatagcccaaatgggatataaattgaaaaagaatagatgaaatagaaatacaacaacttttggtaaacaactttttctgtaGCTGTACTATTACAGAGATTGATCCCTCAGTATATCCAAAACTTCTTGGGGATCAATCTTACAAACTATAGACATATAAAAAAACTTCTTAaccaaaagttgttgcattTGATTCACATTAATGCGgatttatataaagaaaaaaattaaaaaaaaaattaaattattttttgcacttttaatttatatcctatttgggctattatatcccaaacgggctattatatcccatttgggagattggtcccaacctgtttaattattcaaaattcagtaatacatgtaccggtagttACAATTCACAATGAGTACAGAAAGTAAATTGTTCGAGAATCCCTCGTGGAAAAGAGGTGCAGAGAGGTGCAGAGGAGAATCATGCTTTATAATTTCTAACAGGCAAAGGTGTGCTGTGAATCTGTGACACAGTACCATGAgtgcatgtatataatattCTGTCATGGTACTgtaatctcagcgagattcgtcgagactgaaaaatttttgacggacgtctcttcatttttcagtctcgacgaatctcgctgagattaaTGGTACTGTTCTCAGTGTTGATTCTGTTATACAGATTACCTTTGATGTGACAGTCCCAGCAAACTTAAGATAACTCTGACAAACATTGTCATCTTTAGCTACACTCCCAGCTTCATCTGTTTTGGCCTTTTTACATGACATAAGAATATTTTGGACGGCTTCTGCGTTTCTTTTTCGTTTTACCCTCACTATTGTCGCCATTTTGAGCATCGGAATACCTCTCACATTCGGAACACTCCTTTCGTTGTCATATTCGTGTGAACATAATTTTATAACATGTGTTTTACAACTACTTTtagttttatgtttaaaatataacaaaatggCAGTAAATCGCTCTATTCATTGTGTGTTTCGGTATGCATCAAGCCCTTACATTTTAGGGAGTGCACCGTTTACAAAAGTAagtgaacatttttatttaatcatagcTTTCGAATTTTCTCTGTTAGATTTCAATGTCAGTTAACTTTTCTATGAATGATACGTGTCTCATTAATGTTTTATTCGAATTGTGCTTTCTTTCTATTACAGGCGACATTCAAAAGATACTACAGTGTTCAAAAATGTTCAAACAAAGCCAGATTTGACATCTTAAGAAATCATCAGATAACAAGTTCAGCTTCCACGCTGTTGCTATCAAGAACAAAAAGCACATCggtaaaagaaaatatgtaattGATTAAAATGATTAGTGAACATTTATATGGGGTATAATTAGTTGAGGAGATACAGTTCCTGCATCTTTCAAAAAGGCCAATGACATGTGACATGATGTGaataattcattgaaaaaaaatgacatggcAATTACTTAACTCAAATATGTACCTAGAAACAATACTATATTATAATTGTAGATATTTGTAAAACACATGCATGTATGATTTTTGCATACATTAGATCCTTTTTGAGGACATATGATGCAATTTTTCAAAGAACATTAACTTTGTAACTActttgtatttacatttttcttaaattatttatgTTGAGCATGAAAAAAACAACCCACACGTTTATCTAAATCTCAGTCTAAAATGAGTCACTTTTAATTTAAGCAGGTGTAAATAATAGCTGGTCAGCAAGTTTATAAATGGCATTCTTTAACATGTATATCTTTTGCATGATAGCAATTAATTTATC includes:
- the LOC128190160 gene encoding probable RNA polymerase II nuclear localization protein SLC7A6OS isoform X2, with amino-acid sequence MLKMATIVRVKRKRNAEAVQNILMSCKKAKTDEAGSVAKDDNVCQSYLKFAGTVTSKGEVISKHIRDAIRKEKLQKEYKSHQSVTSVLHRKRQHQKESSKNSRLKITSTLRALDLAELDKENGEVSQTERPSTVQSPAEVCEQCLQNIENKSGALENRVKDEVSEKQRETIICTCKKKKKPNDEDTLDKTLPVASLTNGAQAAEKVYHLYDVEDTESSLPTFQSLLQEAQNASFVTCNSEQMVHEQVQPDRQEDYVYDLYYTNSRDFNLQILESSLSIHSLSADNFEFANNEEEDDEVYEDEDDENEEGNWRNDYPDEDPRFFENEDLDYVYGTGSDDYQAFDYDDRGLAEWMTSGCNIEDKGYDSSSEDTDEENQSTYERFKRRVTKELKINNS
- the LOC128190160 gene encoding probable RNA polymerase II nuclear localization protein SLC7A6OS isoform X1, whose translation is MLKMATIVRVKRKRNAEAVQNILMSCKKAKTDEAGSVAKDDNVCQSYLKFAGTVTSKGEVISKHIRDAIRKEKLQKEYKSHQSVTSVLHRKRQHQKESSKNSRLKITSTLRALDLAELDKENGEVSQTERPSTVQSPAEVCEQCLQNIENKSGALENRVKDEVSEKQRETIICTCKKKKKPNDEDTLDKTLPVASLTNGAQAAEKVYHLYDVEDTESSLPTFQSLLQEAQNASFVTCNSEQMVHEQVQPDRQEDYVYDLYYTNSRDFNLQILESSLSIHSLSADNFEFANNEEEDDEVYEDEDDENEEGNWRNDYPDEDPRFFENEDLDYVYGTGNDDYQAFDYDDRGLAEWMTSGCNIEDKGYDSSSEDTDEENQSTYERFKRRVTKELKINNS